One stretch of uncultured Desulfovibrio sp. DNA includes these proteins:
- the ftsZ gene encoding cell division protein FtsZ produces the protein MAQSIVDDIDTSLASNAKIKVIGVGGGGGNAVQNMIASGLRGVQFVCANTDVQALNKNGASVKVQLGEKLTKGLGAGANPAIGREAAVESVGSIREAIGDADMVFVTAGMGGGTGTGAAPVVAQAAKEMGVLTVGVVTKPFSFEGAKRKRAAEAGLEEFKQHVDCLITIPNDRLLAFAPKKAPFSEMLQKANDVLYYAVKGISDVIVGEGLINLDFADVRTTMAEAGMALMGTGIASGENRAREAAQRAIMSPLLEDVSLEGAKAVLYNITAPTDITAEEIAEIGDIIGDATPEEANIIFGVVFDDNIGDEIRLTVIATGIDSPQVIQPVQAPAATVTNFRKPGPDAVVAEPRRMNSRAAQQSMMDEQERAESRLPQSPRRTEVERWYDENSNRPPYLLKREVVGQPRRRAHNPGHEDFTYDEDDFEIPTFIRTQAD, from the coding sequence ATGGCTCAGTCTATCGTTGATGATATCGATACCTCGTTGGCCAGCAATGCCAAGATCAAAGTTATTGGCGTAGGTGGTGGCGGCGGTAACGCAGTGCAGAACATGATTGCCTCTGGCCTGCGCGGAGTGCAGTTTGTTTGCGCCAACACCGATGTGCAGGCGCTGAACAAGAACGGTGCCTCCGTTAAGGTGCAGCTTGGTGAAAAACTCACCAAGGGCCTTGGCGCTGGCGCCAACCCCGCCATTGGCCGCGAGGCGGCGGTGGAAAGCGTTGGCAGTATTCGTGAAGCCATCGGCGATGCCGATATGGTTTTTGTTACCGCTGGCATGGGCGGCGGCACCGGTACCGGCGCTGCTCCTGTGGTTGCTCAGGCTGCCAAGGAAATGGGCGTCCTCACCGTGGGTGTTGTGACCAAGCCCTTCAGTTTTGAAGGTGCCAAGCGCAAGCGCGCGGCGGAAGCCGGGCTTGAAGAGTTCAAGCAGCATGTGGACTGCCTGATCACCATCCCCAATGACCGTCTGCTTGCCTTTGCCCCCAAGAAGGCTCCTTTCTCCGAAATGCTTCAGAAGGCCAATGATGTGCTGTACTACGCCGTCAAGGGTATTTCTGACGTCATTGTGGGTGAAGGCCTCATCAATCTCGACTTTGCAGACGTGCGCACCACCATGGCCGAAGCCGGTATGGCCCTGATGGGCACGGGCATCGCCTCTGGTGAAAACCGCGCCCGCGAGGCCGCCCAGCGCGCCATCATGAGCCCGCTGCTTGAAGATGTTTCGCTTGAGGGCGCCAAGGCGGTTCTGTACAACATCACCGCCCCCACAGACATCACTGCCGAGGAAATTGCCGAAATCGGCGACATCATCGGCGATGCCACGCCTGAAGAAGCCAACATCATCTTTGGTGTTGTGTTTGACGACAATATCGGCGACGAAATCCGTCTTACCGTTATTGCCACCGGCATTGACTCTCCTCAGGTTATTCAGCCCGTGCAGGCTCCTGCGGCCACTGTCACCAACTTCCGCAAGCCCGGCCCTGACGCCGTGGTTGCCGAACCGCGCCGCATGAATTCCCGCGCGGCCCAGCAGAGCATGATGGACGAGCAGGAACGCGCCGAGTCGCGTTTGCCGCAGTCTCCTCGCCGCACCGAGGTGGAGCGCTGGTACGATGAAAACAGTAATCGTCCTCCCTATCTGCTCAAGCGTGAAGTTGTAGGCCAGCCGCGCCGCCGTGCGCATAACCCCGGCCACGAAGACTTCACCTATGATGAGGATGATTTTGAAATTCCTACCTTCATCCGCACTCAGGCCGACTAA
- the murC gene encoding UDP-N-acetylmuramate--L-alanine ligase, with translation MNSKIRRIHMVGIGGAGMSGIAEVLLNQGYEVSGSDMSDSAVVRHLRDLGAHVAVGHAAENVGDVQVLVKSTAINDENPELIEARRRNIAIIPRAEMLAELMRLRQGIAIAGTHGKTTTTSLTASIFDTAELDPTVIIGGRLNAYGTNAHLGHGEYLIAEADESDGSFLCLLPIINVVTNVDEDHLDHYKTRQGIDDAFVQFMNNVPFYGLNIVCGDDPGVRALLARVKRPVLTYGFAEDNVLRAVPLECGVRNNFEVWRNGVKLGQVSLPQPGRHNMLNALAAIGAAMEVDISFEKCAEGLNGFGGVGRRFEFKGEKGGVTVVDDYGHHPAEIAATLATARQVFPGRRIVAAFQPHRFSRTQAHFGEFCKVFDNVDQLLLTEIYAASEKPIPGVSGQSLAQGIRQVSTTPVEYYQTLNDLAAALPNVLCEGDVLLTLGAGSITRLGPAWLEGQDHA, from the coding sequence ATGAACAGCAAGATTCGGCGTATTCATATGGTGGGCATTGGCGGCGCGGGTATGAGCGGCATTGCCGAGGTTCTTCTCAATCAGGGCTACGAAGTTTCCGGCTCTGACATGAGTGATTCTGCCGTTGTGCGTCATTTGCGCGACCTTGGCGCGCACGTTGCCGTGGGCCATGCAGCGGAAAACGTGGGCGATGTTCAGGTACTGGTAAAGTCCACCGCCATCAACGATGAAAATCCAGAGCTTATTGAAGCCCGCCGTCGCAATATTGCCATAATCCCCCGTGCCGAAATGCTGGCTGAACTGATGCGTTTGCGGCAGGGCATTGCCATTGCCGGTACGCATGGCAAGACTACTACAACATCACTTACTGCATCTATCTTTGATACTGCGGAGCTTGATCCTACAGTTATTATTGGCGGCAGGCTCAACGCTTATGGCACCAACGCGCATCTTGGCCACGGAGAATATCTGATAGCCGAAGCCGACGAGTCTGACGGCTCCTTTCTGTGCCTTCTGCCCATCATCAATGTTGTGACCAACGTGGACGAAGACCATCTGGATCACTACAAAACCCGGCAGGGCATTGATGACGCCTTTGTGCAGTTCATGAACAACGTACCCTTTTATGGCCTGAACATTGTCTGCGGCGACGACCCCGGCGTGCGCGCCCTGCTTGCCCGTGTGAAACGCCCTGTGCTTACCTACGGCTTTGCGGAGGACAACGTGCTGCGCGCCGTACCGCTTGAGTGCGGCGTGCGCAACAACTTTGAAGTGTGGCGCAATGGCGTCAAGCTCGGTCAGGTCAGCCTGCCGCAGCCGGGCCGCCACAATATGCTCAACGCTCTGGCCGCCATTGGCGCGGCTATGGAAGTGGACATCAGCTTTGAAAAATGCGCCGAGGGCCTGAACGGTTTTGGCGGCGTGGGGCGGCGCTTTGAATTCAAAGGCGAGAAGGGCGGTGTGACCGTGGTTGACGATTACGGTCATCACCCGGCGGAAATTGCGGCTACTCTTGCAACGGCGCGGCAGGTCTTTCCTGGTCGGCGCATAGTGGCGGCTTTTCAGCCGCACCGATTCAGCCGCACGCAGGCCCATTTTGGCGAATTCTGCAAGGTTTTTGACAATGTTGATCAGCTGCTTCTCACCGAAATTTACGCCGCGTCTGAAAAGCCCATCCCTGGCGTTTCGGGCCAGAGTCTCGCTCAGGGCATCCGTCAGGTTTCCACCACGCCGGTGGAATACTATCAGACCCTGAATGACCTTGCCGCAGCCCTGCCCAATGTGCTGTGCGAGGGCGATGTGCTGTTGACCCTGGGCGCTGGCAGCATCACCCGCCTTGGCCCTGCGTGGCTGGAGGGACAAGACCATGCGTGA
- a CDS encoding cell division protein FtsQ/DivIB, giving the protein MPLALKKSGRKARNSYTRASAPVKKSGGGSKIRAGGVIAGIFKKLKGFSGLKSLAALTLLLACLGLILAGVCYSSLWLYNKAITSDFFTTRHVDVTGNVRLSHDMVLQYGGIREGDNSLAVSIAKVERNLRKTPWVEEVSVKRLLPDRFVIRLKERLPSFWVHKDGVLYYANELGEIIAPVESKNFLSLPTLRVDQGAEDAMPYLTRLMKGMQSGLLPIEAGAVSSVSVSPGKGIEIYLEDREMRLSIATDDWEGNLSRLSLTLGDLARRHELRNVREIRSVNGNVWVLLNQPA; this is encoded by the coding sequence ATGCCCCTTGCCCTGAAAAAAAGCGGACGTAAAGCCCGTAACTCCTACACACGAGCATCTGCCCCGGTAAAGAAAAGCGGCGGCGGATCAAAAATACGTGCGGGTGGGGTTATCGCGGGGATTTTCAAGAAGCTCAAGGGCTTCAGCGGGTTGAAAAGCCTTGCCGCGCTGACTCTGCTGCTGGCCTGCCTGGGGCTGATTCTTGCGGGTGTGTGTTATTCATCGCTCTGGCTCTACAACAAGGCCATAACCAGCGACTTTTTCACCACCCGTCATGTTGACGTGACCGGCAATGTGCGTCTCTCGCACGACATGGTGCTGCAATACGGCGGCATACGCGAGGGCGACAACAGCCTTGCGGTCAGCATTGCAAAGGTTGAAAGAAACCTGCGCAAGACACCCTGGGTTGAAGAAGTCTCTGTTAAGCGCCTTCTGCCGGACAGGTTTGTTATACGTCTGAAAGAGCGATTGCCTTCTTTTTGGGTGCATAAGGACGGGGTGCTGTATTACGCCAACGAGCTTGGCGAAATTATAGCGCCGGTTGAGAGCAAGAATTTTCTTTCGCTGCCCACCTTGCGTGTTGATCAGGGGGCAGAAGACGCCATGCCGTACCTGACGCGCCTGATGAAGGGTATGCAAAGTGGTTTGCTGCCTATAGAGGCGGGGGCGGTTTCGTCCGTCAGCGTGAGCCCCGGCAAGGGCATTGAAATTTATCTTGAAGACAGGGAGATGCGGCTTTCCATCGCAACTGACGATTGGGAGGGCAATCTTTCCCGGTTGAGTCTGACCCTGGGCGATCTGGCCCGCAGACACGAACTGCGCAATGTTCGCGAGATTCGATCTGTTAACGGCAATGTTTGGGTTTTACTTAACCAGCCAGCGTAA
- the ftsW gene encoding putative lipid II flippase FtsW, whose translation MKNIFSGKEKAPKVNSAMARATEEGPFAPFDWWLFTIMLIILSIGLVMVLSASGIVAEQVNGDKYFFFKRQVIFALCGGVALWSAALLPRHWLYRMQYPALFLALLLLLVTLSPLTPAINGAKRWIPLGFISIQPMEFVKIALALYLAYFMSSKQELIKTFSRGVIPPFAVTGLFCFLLLLQPDFGSAVVLASILFFMCVAGGTRFVYLFFSVALACGGAMALAISSPYRLRRLLAFLDPFQDAHNTGYQLVQSLLAIGSGSFFGVGVGASKQKMFYLPEAHNDFIMAVLAEEMGFVGVSAVMILFALLFWRCYKIIMGQRNLRDRFTAFGITTILAMGSVMNLAVVMGVAPPKGVPMPLMSYGGSNLLATMLCVGLLMNFSRTADTWTTSS comes from the coding sequence ATGAAGAACATCTTCAGCGGTAAGGAAAAAGCGCCCAAGGTAAACAGCGCCATGGCGAGGGCCACGGAAGAAGGGCCGTTCGCGCCCTTTGACTGGTGGCTTTTCACCATCATGCTGATTATCCTTTCCATTGGTCTTGTGATGGTGCTTTCGGCCAGCGGCATCGTGGCGGAGCAGGTCAACGGCGACAAATACTTTTTCTTCAAGCGTCAGGTCATTTTTGCCCTTTGCGGCGGCGTTGCGCTGTGGAGCGCCGCCCTCCTGCCAAGGCACTGGCTGTACCGCATGCAGTATCCGGCGCTCTTTCTTGCGCTGCTCCTGCTGCTGGTGACGCTCTCGCCCCTTACCCCTGCCATCAACGGTGCAAAACGCTGGATCCCGCTGGGTTTTATCTCCATTCAGCCCATGGAGTTCGTCAAAATTGCGCTGGCGCTGTACCTTGCGTATTTCATGAGTTCCAAGCAGGAGCTTATCAAGACGTTCAGCCGGGGCGTCATTCCTCCCTTTGCCGTTACGGGGCTGTTCTGCTTTTTACTGCTTTTGCAGCCTGACTTCGGCAGCGCCGTCGTTCTGGCAAGTATTCTGTTTTTCATGTGCGTGGCGGGCGGCACCCGCTTTGTCTATCTGTTCTTTTCGGTGGCGCTCGCATGCGGCGGCGCTATGGCGCTGGCCATTTCTTCGCCCTATCGTCTGCGCCGTCTGCTGGCCTTTCTTGATCCTTTTCAGGATGCGCACAACACGGGCTACCAGCTTGTGCAGTCACTGCTGGCCATTGGTTCGGGCAGCTTCTTTGGCGTAGGCGTTGGCGCAAGCAAGCAGAAGATGTTTTATCTGCCTGAAGCGCACAACGACTTTATTATGGCCGTGCTTGCCGAAGAAATGGGCTTTGTGGGCGTAAGCGCGGTGATGATTCTGTTTGCGCTGCTTTTTTGGCGCTGCTACAAAATCATCATGGGGCAGCGCAATCTGCGCGACCGCTTTACCGCATTTGGCATTACCACCATTCTTGCAATGGGTTCGGTCATGAATCTGGCCGTGGTCATGGGGGTTGCGCCGCCCAAGGGCGTGCCCATGCCCCTCATGAGTTACGGCGGCAGTAACCTTTTGGCCACCATGCTGTGCGTGGGCCTGCTCATGAACTTTTCAAGGACGGCGGACACATGGACAACATCATCCTGA
- the mraY gene encoding phospho-N-acetylmuramoyl-pentapeptide-transferase — protein sequence MFYNLFVPLASEWTVFNVFRYISFRSLAALITALVLSILIGPRFIGWLRSLKCGQYIHEDVAAHACKAGTPTMGGLLMLFALTVSLLLWSDLTNPYIWQAFLVFAGFGAVGFWDDITKLRHHKNKGISGRSKMAGQLVVACAAMVLLYINPDYSSKLTIPFLKEVTFDLGWFYLPFGVFVMVASSNAVNLTDGLDGLAIGPSIVACLVFSIFIYITGNARFAGYLLLPYMPGVGEVTVFCAALVGAGLGFLWFNAYPAQVFMGDVGSLSLGGVLGYLALLCKQELVLSVVGGLFVAETLSVILQVGYFRWTGGKRIFRMAPLHHHFELKGVPESKIIIRFWITSILLGLVALSVLKLR from the coding sequence ATGTTCTATAATCTTTTTGTCCCCCTTGCGTCCGAATGGACGGTATTCAACGTTTTTCGGTACATTAGCTTCCGCTCGTTGGCTGCGCTCATCACTGCTCTTGTGCTTTCTATTCTCATTGGTCCCCGTTTTATCGGCTGGCTCCGCAGCCTCAAATGCGGCCAGTATATTCATGAAGACGTTGCCGCCCACGCCTGCAAGGCCGGCACCCCCACCATGGGCGGTCTGCTCATGCTGTTTGCGCTCACCGTTAGCCTGCTGTTGTGGTCTGATTTGACAAATCCCTATATCTGGCAGGCTTTTCTTGTTTTTGCAGGTTTCGGAGCCGTTGGCTTCTGGGACGACATCACCAAGTTGCGTCACCACAAAAACAAGGGGATTTCCGGCAGGTCCAAAATGGCGGGGCAACTTGTCGTTGCCTGCGCGGCAATGGTACTGCTCTATATCAATCCCGATTACAGCAGCAAGCTGACCATTCCTTTTCTGAAAGAAGTTACCTTTGATCTGGGCTGGTTTTATCTGCCCTTTGGCGTGTTTGTCATGGTGGCCTCTTCCAACGCCGTCAATCTGACGGATGGACTGGACGGTCTTGCCATCGGGCCTTCCATTGTGGCTTGCCTTGTTTTTTCCATCTTCATCTATATCACGGGCAACGCCCGCTTTGCCGGATATCTGCTGCTGCCCTACATGCCCGGCGTGGGCGAGGTCACAGTGTTCTGCGCGGCGCTTGTGGGCGCGGGCCTTGGTTTTTTGTGGTTCAACGCCTATCCAGCCCAGGTATTCATGGGCGATGTGGGTTCGCTTTCGCTTGGCGGCGTGCTGGGCTATCTGGCCCTGCTGTGCAAGCAGGAACTTGTTCTTTCAGTGGTGGGCGGCCTTTTTGTGGCCGAAACGCTTTCGGTCATTCTACAGGTCGGCTACTTCCGCTGGACTGGCGGCAAACGTATTTTCCGCATGGCACCCTTGCACCATCATTTTGAGCTCAAGGGCGTGCCTGAATCCAAGATCATCATCCGGTTCTGGATAACTTCCATCCTGTTGGGCCTTGTGGCGCTTTCTGTTCTGAAGCTGCGCTGA
- the murG gene encoding undecaprenyldiphospho-muramoylpentapeptide beta-N-acetylglucosaminyltransferase yields MDNIILTTGGTGGHIFPALSVAEELRRRNPNANLLFVGSLYGPEERLMRQAGIPFEGLPVRGLLGRGFKAVGAGAQMALAVGKAVGILRRFKPDVVAGFGGYAAFAPMLAARILGVPGVLHEQNAIAGASNRFLARLARRVCISLPNTSGFDMKKCVFTGNPVRAAVSAVGQVDRHRQTRRLLVMGGSQGAHALNAFMLENLAEFRGAGVEIRHQTGITDEGSVRAAYVAAGYAPECVSAFIDDMAGAYAWADVALCRAGASTVAELCAAGLPSVLVPFPYAIHDHQTRNAEVLTRSGAAVLVPEGRMAVQGMSDILLRLLTMPGEREPMAAAALAAARPDAAARVVAVLEQTA; encoded by the coding sequence ATGGACAACATCATCCTGACGACCGGCGGCACGGGCGGGCATATCTTTCCGGCATTGTCTGTGGCAGAGGAATTGCGGCGTCGCAATCCCAACGCCAACTTGCTGTTTGTGGGCTCGCTCTACGGGCCGGAAGAACGGTTGATGCGTCAGGCGGGCATTCCCTTTGAGGGGCTGCCTGTGCGCGGCCTTTTGGGGCGCGGCTTCAAGGCTGTGGGCGCAGGCGCGCAGATGGCTCTTGCCGTGGGCAAGGCCGTGGGCATTCTGCGCCGTTTCAAGCCCGATGTTGTGGCTGGATTCGGCGGGTATGCCGCATTTGCGCCCATGCTGGCCGCACGTATTCTTGGCGTGCCCGGCGTGCTGCACGAGCAGAACGCCATAGCCGGTGCCAGCAACCGTTTTCTGGCACGGCTTGCACGGCGCGTGTGCATTTCTCTGCCCAATACAAGCGGCTTTGATATGAAAAAATGCGTGTTTACGGGCAACCCTGTGCGGGCGGCTGTAAGCGCGGTGGGGCAGGTGGATCGCCACCGGCAGACGCGCCGTCTGCTGGTCATGGGCGGTTCGCAGGGCGCGCATGCGCTCAATGCCTTTATGCTTGAGAATCTGGCGGAATTTCGCGGTGCCGGGGTGGAAATTCGCCACCAAACCGGCATAACCGATGAGGGCAGTGTGCGCGCGGCCTATGTGGCGGCGGGGTATGCCCCCGAATGTGTTTCCGCTTTTATTGACGACATGGCCGGGGCCTATGCCTGGGCCGACGTGGCCCTGTGCCGCGCCGGGGCCAGCACTGTGGCGGAGCTTTGCGCCGCAGGCCTGCCCTCGGTTCTTGTGCCTTTTCCCTATGCCATTCATGATCACCAGACCCGCAACGCCGAAGTGCTGACTCGCAGCGGCGCTGCCGTGCTGGTGCCTGAAGGACGCATGGCCGTGCAGGGAATGTCTGACATTCTGCTGCGGCTCCTGACCATGCCCGGCGAACGCGAACCCATGGCCGCAGCCGCGCTTGCCGCTGCCCGGCCTGACGCGGCAGCGCGCGTGGTCGCCGTTCTGGAACAAACAGCGTAA
- a CDS encoding DsrE family protein has translation MSKKCLHILWVNDNPVTAENMVFMYATNSLLKGWWEEVHLILWGATVKLICEDVKLQGLLEKFHDAGGHVSACRKCAENLGLFEQLEKLEGVDEVFYIGEAFTKILKDDEKLITI, from the coding sequence ATGAGCAAAAAATGTCTACATATCTTGTGGGTTAACGATAATCCCGTCACTGCTGAGAATATGGTCTTTATGTATGCCACAAACTCCCTCCTGAAAGGCTGGTGGGAAGAAGTGCATCTGATTCTTTGGGGGGCAACGGTCAAATTGATTTGTGAAGACGTGAAGTTGCAGGGTCTCCTTGAAAAATTTCATGATGCTGGCGGGCATGTTTCAGCATGCAGAAAGTGCGCTGAAAATCTCGGCCTCTTTGAGCAACTAGAAAAGCTGGAAGGTGTTGATGAAGTCTTTTACATTGGGGAGGCGTTTACGAAAATCCTCAAGGATGACGAAAAGCTTATTACCATCTAG
- the murB gene encoding UDP-N-acetylmuramate dehydrogenase: MREMPAPFLAPRTTLRVGGTAIAEIILERSEDLYLLPDKLKALGGTPLVLGAGSNILAQDGELPLVLIRPFFNDGPIIVGEHEGKVLVRAGAGVPMARLLRFCAVNGLSGLEGLVGIPGSVGGAVAMNAGSHGAETCRNIYNIQVFADNTIECINGNALQYGYRTLKINGKKNDFIVLEATFGLTVAERDGICNCMRHNFFKKKSKQPVTAWSAGCVFKNPTPEMSAGRLLDEAGFKGRQLGGMAFSTLHANFLINEGKGSATAALALLQEARQAVRQRFGIELEPEVRIVPCPLP, encoded by the coding sequence ATGCGTGAGATGCCCGCTCCTTTTCTTGCCCCCCGCACCACGCTGAGAGTGGGGGGTACCGCCATTGCGGAAATAATACTCGAGCGGAGTGAAGACCTTTATCTATTGCCAGATAAACTCAAGGCCCTTGGCGGCACACCTTTGGTACTGGGTGCGGGCAGCAATATTCTTGCGCAGGACGGCGAATTGCCGCTGGTTCTGATTCGCCCGTTTTTCAATGACGGCCCGATCATTGTGGGCGAGCACGAGGGCAAGGTTCTGGTTCGTGCGGGAGCTGGCGTTCCTATGGCGCGGCTGCTGCGTTTTTGCGCCGTAAACGGGCTTTCCGGCCTTGAGGGGCTGGTGGGAATACCCGGCAGCGTGGGCGGGGCTGTTGCCATGAATGCAGGCTCCCATGGTGCGGAAACGTGTAGAAATATTTATAACATTCAGGTGTTTGCAGATAACACCATTGAGTGCATCAACGGAAATGCACTGCAATACGGCTATCGTACTCTCAAAATTAACGGGAAAAAGAATGATTTTATCGTCTTGGAAGCCACATTTGGCTTGACCGTTGCGGAAAGGGATGGCATCTGTAATTGCATGCGTCACAACTTTTTTAAGAAAAAGTCTAAACAACCTGTGACGGCCTGGAGCGCGGGGTGCGTATTCAAAAACCCCACGCCGGAAATGTCTGCCGGGAGGCTTCTTGACGAAGCTGGTTTCAAGGGCAGACAGCTTGGGGGAATGGCCTTTTCAACCCTGCATGCAAATTTTTTGATTAATGAAGGCAAGGGCAGCGCCACAGCGGCCTTGGCCTTGTTGCAAGAGGCCCGGCAAGCTGTGCGGCAACGGTTTGGCATTGAGCTTGAGCCGGAGGTCAGGATAGTGCCATGCCCCTTGCCCTGA
- the murD gene encoding UDP-N-acetylmuramoyl-L-alanine--D-glutamate ligase: MALEKNRGRRIEPGELAVVVGAGRSGLAAARLLRRAGARVRLLDSNLKALAGREVLSAELAALGIDVQLGEHSAAQFAGAAFVVPSPGMPVARLAGLVDTQVSEILAEMELAWRYLDDEPVLAITGTSGKTTTASLAAAMLHEQGYSVFLGGNIGTPLSEYVLGGKKADVLVLEISSFQLQACTTFCPRAGILLNITPNHLDYHKDMAEYTEAKFRLFRCQDEGDLAVLGEDLQALADAHRLKARKVFVKATDRFPTSCLMGAHNRINEEAAWQACRLFGVTEASATKAVERFQPLPHRLERVRELGGVLYVNDSKCTTVSALQVALEAFDRPVRLLCGGKFKGGDLAGLVDLLRAKVQEVVLFGASREHFEKAWQGIVPISWHETMEPAVRFASANAKSGDVVLLAPATSSYDLYKNYEQRGEDFKQIVGKLS, translated from the coding sequence ATGGCACTGGAGAAAAATCGCGGCAGACGTATTGAACCCGGCGAACTGGCAGTTGTTGTGGGCGCGGGCCGTTCAGGCCTTGCCGCCGCTCGGCTGCTGCGGCGCGCCGGGGCGAGGGTTCGGCTACTGGACAGCAACCTCAAGGCGCTGGCCGGAAGGGAAGTGCTCTCCGCTGAACTTGCGGCCCTTGGCATTGACGTGCAGCTGGGCGAGCATTCTGCGGCGCAGTTTGCAGGCGCGGCCTTTGTGGTGCCCAGCCCTGGCATGCCTGTAGCCAGGCTTGCAGGGCTGGTGGACACGCAGGTTTCTGAAATTCTGGCCGAAATGGAACTGGCCTGGCGTTACCTTGATGACGAGCCAGTGCTGGCCATAACCGGCACCAGCGGTAAAACCACCACGGCCTCTCTGGCTGCCGCCATGCTGCACGAGCAGGGCTATTCCGTGTTTTTGGGCGGCAACATCGGAACACCGCTTTCGGAATATGTTCTCGGCGGCAAAAAAGCCGATGTGCTTGTGCTTGAGATCTCCAGCTTCCAGTTGCAGGCCTGCACCACTTTTTGTCCGCGCGCGGGTATCCTGCTCAACATCACACCCAACCATCTTGATTACCATAAGGACATGGCGGAATACACCGAGGCCAAGTTCCGCCTCTTCCGCTGTCAGGACGAAGGCGATCTGGCTGTACTGGGCGAAGACCTGCAAGCGCTGGCTGACGCTCACCGCCTCAAGGCCCGCAAGGTTTTTGTAAAGGCCACTGACCGTTTTCCCACAAGCTGCCTCATGGGCGCGCACAACCGTATTAATGAAGAAGCCGCGTGGCAGGCCTGCCGCCTTTTTGGCGTGACGGAAGCCAGCGCGACCAAGGCCGTTGAGCGCTTTCAGCCTTTGCCGCACCGTCTTGAGCGTGTGCGCGAGCTTGGCGGCGTGCTGTACGTCAATGATTCCAAATGCACCACGGTTTCCGCCCTTCAGGTGGCGCTGGAGGCTTTTGACCGCCCTGTGCGGCTGCTCTGCGGCGGCAAGTTTAAGGGCGGCGATCTGGCCGGGCTTGTAGATCTGCTGCGCGCCAAAGTGCAGGAAGTTGTACTTTTTGGGGCCAGCCGTGAGCACTTTGAAAAGGCCTGGCAGGGAATCGTGCCCATAAGCTGGCACGAAACAATGGAACCGGCAGTGCGTTTTGCCTCGGCAAATGCCAAAAGCGGCGACGTGGTGCTGCTTGCACCCGCCACCTCCAGCTATGACCTGTACAAAAATTATGAACAGCGCGGTGAAGACTTCAAACAGATTGTGGGTAAGCTGTCATGA
- the ftsA gene encoding cell division protein FtsA, translating into MNKSELIVGLDIGTTKICAVVGELSESGLVDVVGIGTSVSTGLRKGVVVNIEQTVQSIRKAVEDAELMAGCEIHSVYVGIAGSHIMGINSHGVIAVKGGEVAQRDIERALDAARAVAIPADREVIHILPQEYIVDNQRGIADPLGMAGVRLEVKVHIVTGAVSSAQNIVRSCHRSQLEVADIALESLASAKAVLTEEEREIGVALVDLGGGTTDIAVFANDAIKHTAVLALGGQNLSNDIAFGLRTPIASAEKIKLKYGCALADLVRNDEFIEVPSVGGREPRRLSRQVLAEICEPRMEEILYLVDQTLVRSGYKDMIGAGVVLTGGTALIEGCQELGEQIFNLPTRIGYPRNIGGLKDVVNSPKFSTAVGLLRYGAEKELSGQKKFTTRSESGVFDGVLSRMKKWFADIS; encoded by the coding sequence ATGAATAAGTCCGAGCTCATCGTTGGCCTCGACATCGGCACCACAAAGATATGCGCTGTGGTGGGCGAGTTGTCGGAGTCGGGTCTTGTAGATGTGGTGGGCATCGGCACCAGTGTTTCCACTGGTTTGCGCAAGGGCGTGGTGGTCAACATTGAGCAGACCGTCCAGTCCATCCGCAAGGCCGTGGAAGATGCGGAACTCATGGCGGGCTGCGAAATCCACTCGGTGTACGTGGGGATTGCAGGCAGCCACATCATGGGCATCAACAGCCACGGCGTGATTGCCGTCAAGGGCGGCGAAGTTGCGCAGCGCGACATTGAGCGCGCACTTGACGCCGCCAGGGCTGTGGCCATTCCTGCCGACCGAGAGGTCATCCATATTCTGCCTCAGGAATACATTGTTGATAACCAGCGCGGCATTGCCGACCCGCTTGGCATGGCTGGCGTACGCCTTGAAGTGAAGGTGCACATTGTTACGGGCGCTGTTTCTTCAGCCCAGAACATTGTGCGCTCGTGCCACCGCAGCCAGCTTGAAGTTGCCGATATTGCCCTTGAGTCGCTGGCATCGGCCAAAGCTGTGCTGACCGAAGAAGAACGCGAAATCGGCGTGGCTCTTGTTGATTTGGGCGGCGGCACCACTGATATCGCCGTTTTTGCCAATGATGCCATCAAGCACACGGCTGTTCTGGCGCTCGGCGGGCAGAACCTTTCCAACGACATTGCCTTTGGTCTGCGTACTCCCATCGCCTCTGCCGAAAAAATCAAGCTCAAGTATGGTTGCGCCCTTGCCGACCTTGTGCGCAACGATGAGTTTATTGAAGTTCCCAGTGTGGGGGGGCGCGAACCACGCAGGCTTTCGCGTCAGGTGCTGGCCGAAATATGCGAACCCCGCATGGAAGAAATTCTTTACCTTGTGGATCAGACCCTCGTGCGCTCCGGCTACAAGGACATGATCGGCGCAGGTGTTGTGCTCACGGGCGGCACGGCGCTGATTGAAGGCTGCCAGGAACTGGGCGAACAGATTTTCAATCTGCCCACGCGCATTGGCTACCCGCGCAACATCGGGGGCCTGAAAGACGTGGTCAACAGCCCCAAGTTTTCCACAGCGGTCGGACTGTTGCGTTACGGCGCGGAAAAAGAACTTTCCGGCCAGAAAAAATTTACCACACGTAGTGAAAGCGGCGTTTTTGACGGAGTGCTTTCGCGAATGAAAAAGTGGTTTGCGGACATTTCATAA